A part of Methanomassiliicoccales archaeon genomic DNA contains:
- a CDS encoding DNA-directed RNA polymerase subunit P codes for MRSNNVNAVGMQCENCGSKIFYKERPNVKKVIRGR; via the coding sequence ATCCGCTCCAATAATGTCAATGCTGTCGGTATGCAATGCGAGAATTGCGGCAGCAAGATCTTCTATAAGGAGAGGCCGAACGTAAAGAAGGTCATAAGGG
- a CDS encoding 50S ribosomal protein L37ae, with protein MAKGTEKMGSAGRMGARYGVVVRKLTRDIEKIERSKFECPTCHHSSVKRKASGIWECRHCDTKFAAGSYAPTIKSITSKELEVNDKETTKGGVKDDL; from the coding sequence ATGGCAAAAGGTACAGAGAAAATGGGAAGCGCCGGAAGAATGGGCGCCAGATACGGCGTGGTGGTCCGCAAGCTCACAAGGGACATCGAGAAGATAGAAAGGTCGAAATTCGAGTGCCCGACCTGTCACCACTCCTCTGTGAAACGGAAGGCCTCTGGGATCTGGGAGTGTAGACATTGCGATACCAAGTTCGCTGCGGGCTCCTATGCGCCGACCATAAAGAGCATCACCTCCAAGGAGCTTGAGGTGAATGATAAGGAGACCACCAAGGGAGGGGTGAAGGACGACCTATAA
- a CDS encoding exosome complex protein Rrp42, translating into MARAVVSEIKRDHIHKLLSKGKRVDGRAWDEFRPITIETNYVESAEGSARVHLGNTDVLVGVKMLIGTPFEDTPNKGVLSTNAELIPMASPSFEAGPPDENSIELARVVDRGIRESQMIDLEKLCIEPGKEVWMNFVDIYVLDYDGNLFDACFLGAVAALKTAKVPAKANGKGEDFMMPLRSLPVSCTAVQIENSILFDPTLDEEKVAAARLTVTTDENGDLRAMQKGLKGALTIDQVKNVIENAQRLSKDIRQLLG; encoded by the coding sequence ATGGCGCGTGCAGTAGTATCAGAGATAAAAAGAGACCACATCCACAAGCTCCTTTCGAAGGGTAAACGTGTGGACGGTCGTGCCTGGGACGAGTTCAGGCCTATCACGATCGAGACGAACTACGTTGAGTCTGCAGAGGGCAGTGCCAGGGTCCACCTGGGCAACACTGATGTCCTTGTCGGTGTGAAGATGTTGATCGGAACACCGTTCGAGGACACCCCTAACAAAGGCGTGCTCTCCACGAATGCTGAGCTCATACCCATGGCCTCGCCTTCCTTCGAGGCAGGGCCGCCGGACGAGAACTCGATCGAGCTGGCGCGTGTCGTGGATAGGGGGATCAGAGAAAGCCAGATGATCGACCTTGAGAAACTATGCATCGAACCAGGAAAAGAGGTCTGGATGAACTTCGTCGATATCTATGTATTAGACTATGATGGTAACCTCTTCGACGCATGCTTCTTGGGAGCGGTCGCGGCCTTGAAGACGGCAAAGGTCCCCGCCAAGGCGAATGGCAAAGGTGAGGACTTCATGATGCCTTTGCGATCCCTCCCGGTCTCGTGCACGGCCGTGCAGATAGAAAACTCTATATTATTCGATCCGACTCTCGACGAAGAAAAAGTGGCCGCTGCTCGCCTGACCGTGACCACTGACGAGAACGGAGACCTCAGGGCCATGCAGAAGGGCCTTAAGGGCGCTCTCACGATCGACCAGGTCAAGAACGTCATTGAGAATGCGCAGAGATTGAGCAAGGACATCAGACAATTGCTAGGGTGA